The Rhodothermales bacterium genome includes a window with the following:
- a CDS encoding cyclic nucleotide-binding domain-containing protein, translated as MTTLQRFTESLRRFHRRLFTRDDDERIRSRVNALRSSPVFGDMTKRHLVRVAEVMHERRFKRDEHIYYENDPGLGLYLISDGRVRLARRDEDDRDVDIAELGEGDIFGVLSVFEDLRRTESAQSRADTVLLGLFRPDLNAVLNRSPSAGAAVYKVLARHVGRRYSSLLNCVEETCGRTQTMAMLTETTITKEMA; from the coding sequence ATGACCACGCTGCAAAGATTTACAGAGAGCCTTCGTCGCTTCCACAGGAGACTCTTCACAAGAGACGACGATGAGCGCATTCGTTCACGCGTCAATGCACTTCGTAGCTCGCCCGTGTTCGGGGACATGACAAAGAGGCATCTGGTACGTGTGGCTGAGGTCATGCACGAGCGACGCTTCAAGCGCGATGAGCATATTTACTACGAGAATGATCCGGGACTTGGCCTTTATCTGATCAGCGACGGGCGCGTTCGCCTCGCGCGACGAGATGAAGACGATCGAGATGTTGATATCGCTGAACTTGGCGAAGGAGATATCTTCGGTGTTCTGTCCGTTTTTGAAGATCTGCGACGAACCGAGTCCGCGCAATCAAGAGCAGACACCGTGCTCCTGGGGCTTTTTCGCCCTGACCTGAACGCAGTGTTGAACAGAAGTCCCTCTGCTGGTGCCGCCGTATACAAGGTCCTTGCGCGCCACGTCGGTCGGAGATACTCATCGTTGCTCAATTGTGTCGAGGAGACGTGTGGGCGTACGCAGACGATGGCTATGCTCACGGAAACGACGATAACGAAGGAGATGGCTTGA